In Aethina tumida isolate Nest 87 chromosome 2, icAetTumi1.1, whole genome shotgun sequence, the DNA window TGCACCATCGAGAGGTTGGAACCCGGGGCGATTATGGctggatttaataatttcgccGTACAACACTCGAGGTACAACGTCCCTCCCTTTTGAAGTCTGacctttattaataaattaaccggTGGACGTCAAAGCATAGAATAAGTTTATATAAACGACAAAGAGATTTATAACTTTAGACTTGtttattcacatttaaattatttatagtcttGGTAGATACACAAGAATGTTGTTACATGTTTATTTgtcatatcaaattatttatttatattcttaaatctctatttgtcatatttgaaaatgtttatttcatatgtttaatatcttatatagtaaaataagtttatacaAGTTAGATACATAAATGTCAAAGAATTTTATACCTTCCGaggcaatttttaaatgtctatttaatttaagttccTTACATTAATAGTAAAAGTACGAGAGTCCTCTTAAATGGTTATCAACATTATTTcagatgatttattttatattttttcatttttataatgtaaaacaagtttagatagttaaatacataaataacaaaGACTTTTATCACTTCTGAGACAATTTGTTCTTGCTTattctcatttaaattaatttatttgtaggaGGGCAACAAGAATAGtcttaaatgataatttgtcTTATTTCAAAGTGTTTATATCATatgtttactattttataaagttaaataagtttataaaagttagATACATAAATATCAAAGAATTTTGTACCTCCAGaggcaattttttaatgtctatttaatttaaattatttacattaatagtAGAAGTACGAGTGTACTCTTAAATAGTTATCAACATTATTTCAGATgatttatcttatatttttacatttttataatgtaaaataagtttagatagttaaatacttaaataagaAAGAGTTTTATCCCTTCTGAGACAATATGTACTACTTattctcatttaaattaatttatttgtaggaGGGCAACAAGAATAGTCTTAAATgactatttgttttatttcaaagtgTTTATATCATATGTTTACTATTTCATAgagtaaaataagtttataaaagttagATACATAAATGTCAAAGAATTTTATACCTCaagatacaattttttaaatgtccatttaatttaaattacttacatTAATAGTAAAAGTCCTCTTAAATGGTTATCAAGATTATTTcagatgatttattttatatttttacatttttataatggaaagtaactttagatagttaaatacataaataacaaaGAGTTTTATCACTTCTGAGACAATTTTTACTTGCTTATTctcagttaaattaatttatttgtaagagAGCAACAAGAATAGTCTTAAATGACCATTTGTCTTATTTCAAAGTGTTTATATCATatgtttactattttatagagtaaattaagtttataaaaattagatacatAAATGTCAAAGAATTTTAAACCTTCAGaggcaatttttaaatgtccatttaatttaaattacttacatTAATAGTAGAAGTACGAGTGTCCCCTTAAAaggttattaacattattttagataatttatgttatatttttacattattataatgtaaaataagttTAGATAGTTAAATACATAAGTAACAAAGAGTTTTATCACTTCTGAGACAATTTGTACTTGCTTattctcatttaaattaatttatttataggagGGCAACAAGAATAGTCTTAAATGATCATTTGTCTTATTTCAAAGCGTTTATATCATatgtttactattttatagagtaaaataagtttatataagttaaatacataaatgtcAAAGAATTTTATACCTCCagagacaatttttaaatgtccatttaatttaaattatttacattaatagtAGAAGTACGAGTGTCGTCTTAAATGGTTATCAACATTATTTCAgatgatttattttgtatttttacattgttataatgtaaaataagtttagatagttaaatacataaataacaaaGAGTTTTATCACTTCTGAGATAATTTGTACTtgcttattttcatttaaattattttatttgtaggaGGGCAACAAGAATAGTCTTAAATGACCATTTgtcttatttcaaaattattatcaacagtaattttattattagattatctCAGTAATTTCAGAATTAAGAGTTTTAGTCGtagtttctttaattaattaaatttgacattgACAACCGTACATCATCAAAGTAGTCATTGTTGTCAGCACGACAAAAATAGTGACAACATAACTTGTCAATTGGCAAAATGTCCGCCCTTTGCGCAAGAATCTTGTCGTCCTCCGCAAGAAAACCCATCCGCTTTATGTTGGCCGCCAAGCACACCTCGATGGGCGATCCCATCGAGCACGCCACCGGCCTGGAGAAGCGCGAGATGCTCGCCAAAATGTCGGGCAACGAGAACCCCTTCGACATAAAGGTCATAAAACGCGGCTGCGGCACCAAGGAAACACCGAACGAGATACCGTCCGCCTTCGACGCCCGTCTCATCGGCTGCATCTGCGAGGAGGAGTCCACCAGCATCTCCTGGATGTGGCTGCACAAGGGCGAGCCCAAGAGATGCGAGTGCGGACACTGGTTCTGTCTCGTGCACAAGGCCCCTCTATAAACAaccttttcatttataatttatcaggAAATTACTGTATTTTAGTTGCTCTTCCCTTTTGAACGTCAAATTTTGGTACTATTCATGAGTTGTAGTTGATAAATAAAGGATAATTCCTATAACTTTCGTTTGTATACTCTGTAAATTGGTCACAAACTTATTTTACACTTAGATAAACCATTCATTGACACATTTTCTTGTTTCAGAATTACGGTGATAGGCAAAAACGCCGTGTCCAGCACAGTCGCCAACGTGGAGATTGTAGGGAACGAAATCGCCGACTTCCACGCCGAAGGATTCAAGTTCGAGAAGTGGAACAAGATCACGTTCAAGCAGAACATCATCAAAAACCTGGAGTCCAGCTTCATCGACGTGTTGCCCAGCGAGATTAACAAAAACTTCACCTTCAAGGCCAACGACTTGTACAACGTTGAGGAGAACGCCTTGAGCTTCATGAGCAAGCTGGACGACACCATTTTGTATGTGGATGACAATTACTTCAACACCTCTTGTGATTGTTCCATGGATGACTGGTTGATGAAGGTCACCAACGGTAGCAACCAAATAGACCGCATAAAACAAACGAGCTTCTGCAAAGTCAGTGACTACATGGCCAAGTGTCTAATTTTAGAAGAGGGCTTGATCAACATCACCAACTTCACCAAACTCTCCTGCAACAAGACCATAAAGTGTGAGCCGTACAAGGGGGAGGTGCGCCTAATCAACACCACAAGCAAAATCTTCTTCCCCGACGACTCCAATCGCAAGACCTGGCTTATAGTGATCCTGACCGTCACCGGAGTACTGATAGCCCTGATCGTGTGCACGTTCGCCGTGATGCTGGTACGTGGCGGTAGATGGCTGAAGCGCAAAGGCTACTTCAGGAACATCCACTACAACCCGAACGAAACGAGCCACGACGACGAGAACACCATGGTCACCATGGACTACAACGAAACCCTGGAAATGCCGGATGAACTAACCCTGGACTTCCTCCAGCAGTTGTCGCAGAAGCTGGACGACCCCAGCACCCACCAACAGGCCTCGGAGATGATCGAGCGTCTGTACGAGATGTTCATCGTGGACGACAACTACGACAACAACCGGCACGAGGACGCCCACCTGTACGAAGAACTGGCCAATATGCCCCCGCCTCCGTACCAGGAGGAGGACAAGCCGCAGAACAACAACACGAACGGCGCCAGGAGCATACTCAACTTGTTGGAGG includes these proteins:
- the LOC109601891 gene encoding cytochrome c oxidase subunit 5B, mitochondrial, producing MSALCARILSSSARKPIRFMLAAKHTSMGDPIEHATGLEKREMLAKMSGNENPFDIKVIKRGCGTKETPNEIPSAFDARLIGCICEEESTSISWMWLHKGEPKRCECGHWFCLVHKAPL
- the LOC109601890 gene encoding uncharacterized protein LOC109601890 produces the protein MGTRLILAAFFILFGVLVDGGSICEVEGCGCSKIAANWQKVNCTFGPSQDVQIKRDMLHANLMEVYIINGNSVQFLQGAFGSVPALSLVSIYGVNLVQIDTKSFQSINSSQLLVEIKDCDEVTVKTGAFDNMQALVDFEVYNCNAVSIGKSAFNRLLSSKFENIENLDFSENTFELQNQGSIGKHGPVTDITIENATINEIPKETFFSSLNEVKIHNSQIQRIHKEAFRATTISSIRISNTSIGTVEASALLGRSLVTSFLIDKCTIERLEPGAIMAGFNNFAVQHSRITVIGKNAVSSTVANVEIVGNEIADFHAEGFKFEKWNKITFKQNIIKNLESSFIDVLPSEINKNFTFKANDLYNVEENALSFMSKLDDTILYVDDNYFNTSCDCSMDDWLMKVTNGSNQIDRIKQTSFCKVSDYMAKCLILEEGLINITNFTKLSCNKTIKCEPYKGEVRLINTTSKIFFPDDSNRKTWLIVILTVTGVLIALIVCTFAVMLVRGGRWLKRKGYFRNIHYNPNETSHDDENTMVTMDYNETLEMPDELTLDFLQQLSQKLDDPSTHQQASEMIERLYEMFIVDDNYDNNRHEDAHLYEELANMPPPPYQEEDKPQNNNTNGARSILNLLEERLNFDNNDEDSSAKPSMTSEYSEPSDAAVHLYSELKQNQNTGTVKKSNLDLSNRPLPSQPQETFMEAGPSKSNH